The following proteins are co-located in the Leptospira weilii genome:
- a CDS encoding branched-chain amino acid transaminase, with the protein MAESIKKLSYFEGKILPESEAKISIQTHALQYGTTVFGGLRGYYDKDTDNIYLFRILDHYQRLINSTRIMQLKFDKTKEELRDITIDLIRQCGYKENIYLRPFVYTSALQLSPRFHDVPTELAIYILQLNDYLDTKRGLKTMVSSWRRFDDAVIPTLSKVSGGYVNSALAKSEAVQNGFDEAIFLDSRGFVSEGSAENIFLVRDGKIVTPGINSSLLEGITRRSVLQIAKDNGIEVIERDISRSELYIADEVFFSGTGVQIAWVSEIDHRKVGNSEMGPITKKIQSLFFNLVINKEEKYRHWLTPVY; encoded by the coding sequence ATGGCAGAATCCATCAAGAAACTATCCTATTTCGAAGGAAAAATCCTTCCCGAATCAGAAGCGAAGATCAGCATTCAAACTCACGCGCTTCAGTACGGAACCACGGTCTTCGGCGGGCTCCGCGGTTATTATGACAAAGACACCGATAACATCTATCTCTTTCGTATCCTAGACCATTATCAAAGACTGATAAATTCGACTCGAATCATGCAGTTGAAGTTCGACAAGACAAAAGAAGAATTGCGAGACATAACCATCGACTTGATTCGCCAGTGCGGTTATAAAGAGAACATCTATCTTCGTCCCTTCGTTTATACGTCGGCGCTGCAACTTTCACCCCGCTTTCACGACGTTCCAACCGAACTCGCGATTTATATTCTTCAGTTGAACGACTACTTGGACACCAAGCGCGGATTGAAGACGATGGTTTCCAGCTGGAGAAGATTCGACGACGCCGTGATTCCGACTTTGTCCAAAGTTTCGGGCGGCTACGTGAACTCCGCGCTTGCAAAATCGGAAGCGGTTCAAAACGGATTTGACGAAGCGATCTTTCTCGACTCGAGAGGCTTTGTAAGCGAAGGCTCCGCTGAAAATATCTTCTTAGTTCGCGATGGAAAGATCGTCACACCGGGAATCAATTCTTCTCTACTCGAAGGAATCACAAGAAGAAGTGTTCTTCAAATCGCAAAAGATAATGGAATCGAAGTGATCGAAAGAGATATCTCCAGAAGCGAACTTTATATCGCAGACGAGGTATTCTTTTCGGGAACCGGAGTTCAAATCGCATGGGTTTCCGAGATCGACCATAGAAAGGTCGGCAACTCGGAGATGGGCCCGATCACAAAAAAAATTCAGAGCCTCTTCTTCAATCTCGTAATCAACAAAGAAGAAAAATACAGACACTGGTTAACCCCGGTTTACTAA